The genomic stretch CCACCATAAattctttgattttgatgatgatgcTGAAGTCGAAATGGATATTATGAGTCTGAAATTTCTTAATTTCCTCATCTTTTGTTCTTTCCAATGCTTCGATTTCTCCTTTGATCTGCATGCTAttgttttttgttaattatgagaAATACAAGGATAGTTTTTAGTAATAGTGAGAAGGAAGTTCAATTAATGGCTGCAAATTACGAAGATGTTACCTTGTTAAAGGAACGTTCAGCCTTGTCCAGCAGTTGCTTCAAGGGAGCCTCAATCTTCCAATTTTGTAATTCAGTAACCATTGCTTCTAACTTTGAGTGTAATGCTGTGGCTGTCCTCAGTGTTTCCAACCTCTTTAAAGGGAAGCCTTCGAATCGCGCTAGCACCTGCATATCAAaccattaattaaatattagcaTTTCATCACGGTAAACCAAAGAATGACCATTATTTAACAGTGGTGAACAAcactaaaattgaattaaacctgAGATTCGTCAGTCAGATTCTCAAGTACTGATTCTACTTGTTTCTGGAATTTAAGCAGCTCAGCCGTGTCCTTCGTCTGGAAAGTACCTATTAAAGATTTCAACTCTGTGATTGATTTTGCATACTTTTGaacatcttcttcaattttttggAAGTATGCTGATCTGAGagatcataaaagaaaatatatataatttcccTTGAAATATCATTAACTCAAGTAGATTAATTTAGCATAATTTGTACCTTTTTGTCATCTCTGCAAGTGCGTCGGCCATTCCTTTTCCACCGCCTCCAGAACCCCCCACACCTCTTCTTACGCCTGATGCTTTACGCAAATCATTTCCTTCTACCTTCCCTTTTAGAAGCCGATATAAATTCCCCAATTGGCTTGATCTCTTCAATTTAGTAGCTTTCTTGGGTCTCAAGGATCTTATTGGACCAACTGGAAGAGGTGGCGGTGTCGCCGCTCCATTTACAGCTTGCATCGGTGGAGGAGACGGAGGTGAAGGTGCTATTGATACAGCTGCTGTCTTTGTGGGGGGTGGCAGTGGTGGCATTGTTGATGGTGCTACTGATATTATTTCTAATCCTCTAGGTGGCGGCGATGGTGGTGGAGGCATTGCTGATATAGCTGCTAACTTTGTGGGGGATGATGGTGGTGGCATCACTGATGGTGCTGCTAATACAGATCCTGACCTTCCAGATAGTGGCAGCCGTGGTGGAGGTGTTGCTGACTTTGTGGGGGATGGCAGTAGTGGCATCGCTGATGGTACTGCTAATATTGCTTCTGACCTTCcaggtggtggcggtggtggtggAGGTGTTGTTGATTTTGTGGGGGGTGGCAATAGTGGCATTGCTGACTGTGCTGCTAATATTGCTTCTGACCTTCCAGGTGGTGGCAGCGGTGGTGGTGCCATTGTTGATGGTGCTATTAATACTGCTCTTGCCCTTTCAGGTGGTGGTGGAGGTGCTGCTGACTTTGTAGGCGGTAATGGTGGTGGTGATGGCATAGCTGATGGTGTTGTTAATACTATTTCTAACCTTCTAGGTGATGGCGGCGGCGGCGGAGGTGCTGCTGACTTTGTaggcggtggtggtggtgatgaaATAGCTGATGGCATCGTTAATACTACTCCTGATATTCTTGGTGGTGGTGGCGGCGGTGGTGGAGGTGCTACTGACTTTGTGGGGGGTGACGGTGGTGGCATTGCTGATGGTGTTGTTCCTGACCATCCAGGTGGTGGCAGCGGTGGTGGAGGTGCTGTTGATATGACTGCTAACTTTGTGGGAGGTGGCAGTGGTGGCATTGCTGATGGTGCTACTAATACTCTTGACCTTCCAGGTGGTGGCAGCGGTGGTGGAGGTGTTGCTGGTACAGCTCCTAACTTTGTGGGGGGTGATCGCAGCATGGATTGTGTTTCTGTAACATCTGGCTTCAACATGAGCGGAGGAGGTGGTGGGGGTGGCGTTGGAATTGTCAAATGTGGCCGTAAATCAGGGGATGGAGGTGTAGTCGTAGGTGGCGATGGTACTAATGCTACAGTCGGGGACAACTTTGGCTCAGATGAAGGTTCCCTTGGTATGGCCACAGGAGCTGTCACCAAATCCTTTGGCTTCGCAGTTTCAGTGTAATGCTCTTTAGTATTTTCAACAATAGCAGCTGGTGCTTTATTCACTTGTGCATCTTCTATAATTTCATCAACAATAGTGTTGTTTCGAGAGGAAGCCACGAAATCTTGAACTGCGGCATGAGGAGGCATATGGAATGACAGGCGCTTGACATCAATGGGGTTTAATTTCCTCACTGCTTGAACTCTGAGAGATATGCGAAGAGGTGAGCTGTAAGATGGATTACTTGGAAACTCTCTACTTTTTCTCTTAACCGGAAAAACCGAGGTTGGCGTGGCCGGAGAGCCACAAAGACAGCTACCGTTGTAGTCCGAACAAGTCTCATCAAATTTGGCTAATGGGCTACCTCGTGGAGTTGAATCTTTCTTCTCATCTTCATCCATTATATCAAACTTCTCTCTCACTATCCCAATCAAGGAATCTAGTGTTCCAATTGCTCTTTCAACtgcaatataataaatttttagcaATTTCAATTAAGAAACTCAAAAGGGTAATTCATACTTGCTATCTACATATATTACCACGTTGCTCTGTGTTGCTGTTCTCCATATCTCCATGCATGTACAATTCAGCTATGTCGATAGAATCGTTATGCACTGTCCATGAACTTTTAATGGATTTCAGAGTCCTTAAAAAGTGATCAAGAACTTGATTTATAGACGCCTCTTTCATTTCGGATAATTGAATTCCGGGAACGATTTCAGGATACAGATTTTGGAGATCTTTTATTGTCTTCATCATCAGCTGCAAGTAAGAACGATTTCAGGATTTCTGGAacttttcaaacaaattttttgaGAGATGACAGAAAATTTAATACCTGTTGTATTGAATGAGAACAATCAGGAGGAGGAAGGTCAAGGATGTCACTGAATGTCATGATCTTCTTCTTCAGGTTTACCATCAAAATTTCTTCTAAATTTCCAAATGATCTGCTCATCTTAAAGGCTTTAAATTCCTGCTGAGTCTTGAATGGGGAAGAGCCTTTAAAAGGGTCCAGCAGTTTAAAAGGGTCCAGCAGTTCCTTAATTCCCTGTCAATATCAAGATTGCTCATCAATAAGACTTTATTGATCCTGGGACACAATGAAATCAATGAAATATAGAATTATACCTCAGTTTTATTATGACCCAAGAACATGCCCGACGGCGAGAAACAGCAGACCCTTCCTGTTgccataatatatatacatatgtgtgtgtatatatatatatatatttttcctcttacTTTTGTGGTCAACGAATGAGCACAGTACAATGAATGATTAAACTCTTATTGAGAAATAAACAGAAAGGAAGTTCaagaaatcaaataagataCTAGGCTTAATTAACAAAGCTCTTACGTGCAGCGCAATTAGTTTGTAGAATTTTCTAACGGGGCAAAGAGATTTCCTCTAAAAAGTGATCTGAAGTCTGAATTTTCTCCGGAAAACGAAAAATGAAAAGCCCGGGTTGAGAAACTGAAATTGTGCCACTTAAGGCCAATTTACGGCTTTAGGAGACGCTGTCTTGTTTGGGTTcatttttagttgaattttgagtttgtatttAACCGTTAACTAATCTTACCATGGATCCTGTTAGGCTGGATTTTTGATTGACAATTTTATAACAGTTCATGAGTTGGCTGtttcatatttcattatttattgatatgacTATTTCGGTTCCTTCTTTATTTGTCTACCGTGAATTTATCCAATTCCAACCAATCAAACCGTGTTATGATAGGCATTTGTACAACGAAGaagtatatttttatgattaaagaaaatgataccTCAGCTGCTGACTCTGCAGAATCActgtaaaatgatattttccttgGGAATTCCCTACAAAATTGTAGAATGGCCAAAGAATCAGTCGAATTTGAAATGCATGTATATGCACCAAAGGTCTTTCCATTGAATATATGCTCCCATAGTCCATGTAAACAACCACTCATTGCCATAAAACATATGCAGAAATCCTTAACTTTTACAGGGTTCAAAGAATGGAAttccagaaaaattaaatttatgactcCTGGGAGATTATTTATTTCcctataatacaaataattataactTTAGACTTCAATCAAGTCCCTCAGTAGAATATGCTGGCTGaagaaaacaaagtaaaaaaatataacacaaaCAATAGCGCCTATACATTATGTGAGAGCAAACTGCACAcgaaaaagtaaaaattttaaggggatAAATAATAACAAGCCGATATCAGCTCCAGCAATTGGATCAGCTACGATCTAAGGTGGAAGAACATGCAAATTGGGTACTGTTCACCTTTGAGCTTTTTCCTTAAGATGCTTTAATTCTAGAAGAAAGAATCCTGTTTGCCTCTTGAGCTGCAGAATGAGTTCTATTCTCATTGTGAGTAATGCTTCCTGTTGCTCTTTTATTGTGTGACTGTAATGGTGCTTTCTTGGATGCTGCTGGAGGCAAACCACCAGCTGCAGTTCTCTCAGCAATTCTTCTCTGCCGTTGAATTGCTAATTCTTCCATCTTCTTACGAATCTCTTCTTCCTGCTCACAAGCatgttttgaaaagttaaaaaaagggaaaacaaaatgTTGAAAGGTAATAAGAAAATGGTTTCACATTAAGCAACCAATTGTGCATCACTACCTTCTCTAACTTGCTCTTCTGAACTGTGGGCCTACTCACAAATGGTTTCCTGCTCTTTGAAATTAGCTCTGGTTTGGTCTTCCCTATTCCACGAGTAACTTTAGACTTTGCTTCTTTTGCTGGAATTTTGGCTCCATTAACTTCATTATTCTTAATAACAGAGGCCTCAGAATTTGAAGAAAGTTCCCTATTTTCAACGTCTGAGAACCTCCTATTAGCTTCCTCAAGTGTCACATCAATTCCATAATCCACATTCCATGAATCATGCACAGATTCAAATTCCGATTCTCTTTCAAGCACCATACATAGATCATCAGGTTCACATACATCATGCTTATCTTGTGGGACACTTGCAGCAGCATTCCCAGGGCTGGAAGCGGAAATTAGGTCTGCAACCATGTCCATGCCTATGTCTGTTCTCCAATGGGAATCATATAAATCATTAGTTGCTGGTAAGGCCTGTACCATGAAGGAATCATCAATAAGTACATCCTTCCTGTGTTTATCAGTCTGGAAGTGATCACCAACTGACATATCTCCATCAAAGATTGCATGCTCACTGATTGCTTTCTGGTTTTCTGGTTTCCCAGAGTGATTGGCAACAAACCAATCTTCTGCCTTCGCTGTCTTAATTATAGACGAATCAGCAGCAGATACAATATCATCAAAGTTACAACTAGTTTCCTTTGGCTTCTCTGAAAACAGCAAACCTGCATCTGTATAATTCCCTCTTTTCAGGACAGAGCAGAAGTTCTCTCCATTTTCAAAACCTTCCAGCTTGCCTATAAGTACACTTCCTCCTTCCCTCTCAGTTAATACAAAGGAGTCAGCTGCAATTATCCTTTGCTTGGGAACTTTTTCAGACTCTGGATCCACAGCAGGGCTTGTTGCAGAGGAAATTCCACCTTCAGAGCTTCTGACAATTAAATCTTCATCCCGAACATCCATTAAGGGCAACCTTTCTACCCCATTAAGTGGTGCATCTTCATCTCTCATGAGAAGGTTTTGAAATGCATCCCAGTTCTCACTTCCTTTTCCTTTGTTAGACACATCTGCAACTGAGTTATCATCAAAATCCTGGTCATTAGCATCATTTGATCCATTTGCAGCATGGAGGTTTTTGTTAGCacctctattttttttattacttgagtttgacttttgagatttcTTCAACAAGCCTACAACATCGTCTACCTTCTTGAGGGAATCTTGATCAATGAACTCATCCTCATCAGAAAGAGATTCATCAGACCCACCACTTTTTTCTCCATTTCTCCTCTTAGGAgtaatgtaattaatattacGAATGACAACTGTTTTGGAAGACTTCTTCCTATGTTTTTTCCTGTATGGATGCTCAGTTGAAGAACTCTTCTCTTGCTGTATGTTTAAATCTGAGTCACTCCCAAAGTCTGAGTCACTGGAATCAGTTTGTCCATCTTCTTCAGAAAATTCAGAACCTTTTCGGTTCAgaaatttctctttctttcgGGAAGATGACTTATGATTCCTATGATAATCAGCTTCCTGCACTAAACCAAGATTGGATTCTTTCATATTGGGAGGCCACTGCACATTCCCTGCATAGTGAGGGTGCATTGGAGGAAAAGGGTACCCTTGATAGGGAGGCAGTTGTTGTAGAGGGCCTTGAAAACTGTACATATACTGTGGTAACTGGTTTGGCCATGTTATTGGAACTTGAACTTTTGCAGGCAAGTTATCATCtgcaaattatgtttttaacaTTAGAGAATAGCAATTGTTTGTTGCACATGTCTTTAATGTTACTGCTCCATATGCAAGCTTGTATGCATGCCATGATTCTAAGAAAACATAGTTATTTTCACAATCATACAGGCAGTTCTGTTCACGATCAATGTTTTGCTGCTTTATTCATGGAAGTAACAAGCAAGGGAGCTTTTGCAGAGCCATAGAAAATTCAAGTAAGACAAAATGAGGAACAGCAAGAGAGTAATGCATAATCAAAAGGGAAGAAGAACCTTAGCATTTGTACAAACAAGTGCAACTAAGTAGAAAACAAGAGCAGAGGGCAACAGAACATTTAATGATAACaacaatgaaatatttttaacgAACAAGGAGAAATCTATTTCACTTAATGCatgaataatataaatgatcTTCTAAACTGATAAGAAAGTTCTCTGTAACGATGCCTTTGATTAATACAGTCAAATGTTCTACACTATTCGCAAATGCAACAGTTAagcaaagaaagaaatgaaaattttatgaaataccTTTTTTGCCATCTGAACTTGAACTCGCACGACTTACAGTTGAATCAGATTTTGATGCATCTAAAGGTTCATTTGACCCGAGATTTCCATTGGATGTAAAATTCAACAGAACATTCTGATTAGGAGTGATGGTTTCATTTGTAAGTACAATGCCAGATGTCCCCATTAATGACAGTTCTGATGGGGAGCATGCTTCCATTGCGGCTAATTCCTCCATCCAAAGACCATCGCCATGTTTTTTCTTGCATAATTCCTTGAAATTTATGCATGCTTCCCTATAATAATTAACAAGTGATTTTAAGACTCACTCATGCTCAACGTAAAAAAGAATTGCacaattttcatcatttaaacTGCGGTGAGGAGATGGTGCCAAAACAACCCATGAAAAATCCATAACATTATTAAACAAGATCCTTATCAACTTCCACAATATTGATGATTGACTTCTCTCTGTTGCAGATGACAAGTCAAAAGTGAAAAGAGATTGCAATTTTGATATCCTATTGAGCAGCTAAGAATGCTACCTTATCTTTCACAGAGATACTAGTGAGcagaataaaacaaaacatCCTTGTAATTTGAGAAATaactttttgtatatataacatgCTTTCAGTGGCTGGTATCAAATGGCTTAGGCATATCAGTAAATAGAATATAGGGCCAAACAGTATCTAGGCATCAGAGCCAGACGCAGTCCAAGAGCAAGAAGACATTTGATCAAAACCAAGGaggaaaaagtaaacaaatttcaaatgcTGATACCTTCATAACCTTTTTTCTCtggatataaatatttattgtcatCCAAATACAATCAGAGAGAAAAACAGTCATTTCTTAGCTatacagataaaaaaatgacaactaAAAAAGCTACATATCTGATATaagaaaacacaagaaaaagacaatcatgatgaaaatatattaatataaggaCTGGAAATGTTTTACAACAATTTTCATTCAGATATTGTCATGtcattcatttaattatttttgtatttgatgTTTCATccctttttatctctttttctagCATTGATAGCTACAAAATCTGGAGCACTTCATACCTTAATCGTGAAGCTCCATATGTATCAGCAAAAGAAATGAGATCATCTATCCTGTCAACTTCAAATCCAGCAACAAGTCCACGGGCATAAGCCATTGCCTGCTCTTTCCGGAGCAAGGCTTTCCGAGTTCCCAACAGACGTTGAAGTTGAATCCTAGCCATTCAAACagataaaaatcaataataatgatAGTCAACAGACTGAATATAATCCAATTTATTCACCAAGCAACACTGTTAAAAGCTAAGATGAATTACTTGGAGTTCTCTTTTTGCTCAGCATCATTGTTTCTCTTAGGCTCACCTATCAGCTGTGAGCAAAAACCAGAAAGTAACTCAAAATGACCTGGAAATTCTGAGACAAAAATCACCACCAAAAATAATAGGGATTAATGATATACCTTAGAGGAATCGGATGACTTCCTTATTTGACTATCCCCACTACCTGATAAAGGAAAGTTGTTTTGAAATCAGAATACTTGATAATTGCACTGATCTACAATGATAAAATGAAGCATTCACAATGAATGGAAACTCGGGCAAGAATAACTTTAGCACCTTTCTCCAGTTGACCAGGCACACTGACGTTTGACAACTCATTAGCTTGGATTGAAACCTCGATCTGCAAAATCTCTTTTTCAAGACTTACAAACCTCTCAAGCACTGCTGGTGTGCTAACAAACCGCACAAATCTGCAAAATTCAGGGTGCAGAAGTCATTTAGAAGTTAGCTTCCCAGTTTCCAATTCAAACTTATATCTTCATCTCAGTGCCAGTTAAATTTCAGTCTTGATAAGCTTTTATCTTACCTACATCAGATTTCATGTCAGTGATTTTATAGtgtagatttaaaaaattaacatcattCAAGTGCATGAAATTCGaggataaattaaaaattatgttgaaaTTTACAACAAGATTAAAGGCCAATCTGATAAAATCAACAAGAGATCCATATTACCTCTCAAAGGTAGCTTTAGTGAACCAGAGGGCATCACGATTTGGTGGACGAAGAGTAATGGAATATCCACCTTTTGAAATTTCATCTCTTGCAAATTTAAGATGAGAAATGAAAGGTTCAAATAACCCAGATGCTAGTTTCTCACTATTCCCTCTAAAGAACAACACCAGATCAAATcttcacataaaaaaaaaaaaaacaacaatagaaTTAGCCCAGTTCAAGctttgacaaaaacaaaaacataacgAAACCATCAAAATTCAATGTACCTAGTCCGAGTAGGAGTGAGCTGAAAGAGAGCATAATCTAGGCGAGCTGTTGAATCCATGAGAGGTCGAACGAGAAGTCTCAGAAAAAGAGCATACTAGGCAAATGAtcaaaaaaaagtaattaagaCTATAATAAGAATGTGCATCTTCATGGAACGTGTAGTGTTAGTTTAGATCAGGAGAAGGAAGAAGCCAGCCAAAGATGATGAGGCTGTGCACATGGAGAGTGAGTGATTTTGGGCAGCTGGATCTTCTGCAAAATGGACCCACATGCCATTGATTAACACTTCACTTTTTATCCCACTAAGACTAACTCCTCtgacttcaaatcaaacaaacgaAATCCATGGAGTTCAGATAGCTAAATGACGTTAATGTTGAAAATACTTTCACAGAGTTGGGTGGAATGTCCATTTCACCTTGTTGATTGCTTCAccaaataattattcattaggccaaaagatatattcccacccaaggtagaGTGAAAATCCAAAGTATTaccttcaactttcaaaaacccaaatatccacctataaagtcatttttattaaaaatcttaattatagtTAGGGTTAAAACtgttatttgacaaaaaataaatttaaaaactatacttTTATCACATTCTCCCCTCAaattgaaaatctcacaatttccccctttttccaaaaaattcttcaaagtttgaaaaataacatttttttagggtttttttctcttttctacgATAATGATTTGTTGTCGACTATCCTCCTTCCTATCTCATCTCTCCCTCTCCTCTCTGGCCACGGATTGatgaaaatcatttgaaaatctagatGATTTCTCTTTGAAAATCCAAATGAAAGTTGTCTAAAAATCCAAATGATTTTCTTGTAGACGGGTCGTTATCTAGATGAAGAGTCACTCGTTGACGCTTCGTCTAGCCAACAAAGGTGTTGTCTGAATGATGACCTCTTTGTTGTCTAAACAAATCATCTGGATTTGTCTAATCTAGACGATATCATGGTTTAGAGAGAGATGGTGAAACTTTTTTCTATGGATTAGAGTTGAAAGCGTCGTCACCAGTGGTAGAATAGGGGGAAAGAAAACTTTAAGTTTGAGaataaatgttacttttcaaagtttgaaaactttggataagagtgaaattgttagtttttaaaaattaaggaggaaaatataataaattttatgtttctaaaattttttttattaaataacggttttacctttaactttaattgaattttttaacgaagtatatgtttgagttttcaaaGATTAGAAGGGGTCACataagatttcactatactttgggATCTTTGCCATTCATTATGACCTCAATTATTGTGGAGGTTTCTTTCTTCATATTATacaaatgacaaatttatataattaataaatttgtaatcATCTCAAAAAGATTGTTGTactaatcattaaaaaaaaattacaagctctacaaatataacatattatttctttttaataatttataattttcttatataaaaacaaaatacatgactttttatttagtttgatgaattgaatgtattaaattacaaataaaaaaatttcattacatccatatgatgatttattttgtataatattatttagagTTTGTCGCATATTTTGGAAGAAATTAGTATGTGGGTTAGGATGGAAGTAGcaaatatatgaagaaattcCTTTTGATTTtatggagaaaaagaaaattagaggTTGTAAGACGGTTGGAATAGGATAGAAATGGAAGAGATATCGATTGGCCTTCTAGTTATGCGGATGATATAGCAAAtcaaagatttttcttttctttttttaacttaatctaTATTAGTTGAATAGATAAACTAAGACATAATGATCAGTacacaattattatatcatataaatcaaggttatgtaaatataataaagacttaaatttgaatattttctctaaaatttttaatagttaaccaattttactaaccttttATGTCACAAGGCAAGGACTTGATTGTGGTTGTTGGCAAGTATTTCTTTCCAAATGTTGCCTAATAAATTTCGGGGCCTAGGGGAAAGTATCCACCGGCCTTCTTTTAGTGTCATCACATGAGATGACCTCTTAATGCTTTATGATGTACAGTGTGCATTTATTTGGAGAATATATGTgcacatatatttatatgtgttattatgtgattatatattattttatttttaatttaaaattatttaattatataataatatatattaaaagtgtatcaatttatgtacctattttgaatatgtatagttttattattaattaataaaattatatatatacatttttgagacataatttagatatacagataatgtatctttatatgattgaatagttttaaattaaagataaaataatattcaattatatgataaattatatactaaaactatatatttaaaatatatagttaCAACATTATCAAATCTAATGTTGTCAAAGAGTGCAATAATGTTCTGTATAATTGAAAGGCCCCTTGTGTCCACCTCTCGATCAACTTGCGATTTTTGAGCATGAAATACCCACTGGTTGATAAAAAGACAGCCATGAGACAGCTTGAGATCGtgactttcttttattttatgaatttattatgAGTAGTTGTTACATGCGGTGTGAAGGCTACAAgtaattcttaaataataatttttattaatttatttatataatttgatataataatatataattgaataagtttaaaataatgaaaaaaaaagtaaacaatcacaTTGCTTAAATATATGATGTaatctcaatatatatatatataaataagttagaaaattttgtttacacacataattttattaggaGGCTAAATGATCACCAAATTATTTCATACCTTGTTAatttacatttttggtatttttattttcaatatgagtttgaaattgaaaataaaattttactccaGCATTTTTAGACATTGAAAATGTGTTCATTATCATGTTATAAAATagtatcaaaaattaaaaataaagaaaatatgtttattaatgAATAGACGTGGCAGGGGGTTAGATTGGCCTGTGCCCAAGCTCAAGCCCCCTTCTTTGGTGTGGCTTGCGGTGGCACGACCTGCATGTCTTTCAAGTCATGCTTGGATCTGAAAATTAAGCTTGTAGATCGAACCAATACAATTTGTCAATAAtgtaccatttaaaaaaaaattatattggcAAATGCGAAACGAtactattttaaaacaaaattttgagtaTAAGATATCTCAGTTTATAGTGATTACTATGACACCATAAACAAGGACATAATCAAGTGCAAATTTCATGTTCATGCAATGAGGATGAAATCAAACcgatattctaaaatataaaagataatttctAACGTACGACTTGTAATTGTCATAGATGCATGCTGCTCATCTCAAATAACAACACTCGGGTTCGTTATTTGTGGC from Mangifera indica cultivar Alphonso chromosome 6, CATAS_Mindica_2.1, whole genome shotgun sequence encodes the following:
- the LOC123219211 gene encoding formin-like protein 5 is translated as MATGRVCCFSPSGMFLGHNKTEGIKELLDPFKLLDPFKGSSPFKTQQEFKAFKMSRSFGNLEEILMVNLKKKIMTFSDILDLPPPDCSHSIQQLMMKTIKDLQNLYPEIVPGIQLSEMKEASINQVLDHFLRTLKSIKSSWTVHNDSIDIAELYMHGDMENSNTEQRVERAIGTLDSLIGIVREKFDIMDEDEKKDSTPRGSPLAKFDETCSDYNGSCLCGSPATPTSVFPVKRKSREFPSNPSYSSPLRISLRVQAVRKLNPIDVKRLSFHMPPHAAVQDFVASSRNNTIVDEIIEDAQVNKAPAAIVENTKEHYTETAKPKDLVTAPVAIPREPSSEPKLSPTVALVPSPPTTTPPSPDLRPHLTIPTPPPPPPPLMLKPDVTETQSMLRSPPTKLGAVPATPPPPLPPPGRSRVLVAPSAMPPLPPPTKLAVISTAPPPPLPPPGWSGTTPSAMPPPSPPTKSVAPPPPPPPPPRISGVVLTMPSAISSPPPPPTKSAAPPPPPPSPRRLEIVLTTPSAMPSPPPLPPTKSAAPPPPPERARAVLIAPSTMAPPPLPPPGRSEAILAAQSAMPLLPPPTKSTTPPPPPPPPGRSEAILAVPSAMPLLPSPTKSATPPPRLPLSGRSGSVLAAPSVMPPPSSPTKLAAISAMPPPPSPPPRGLEIISVAPSTMPPLPPPTKTAAVSIAPSPPSPPPMQAVNGAATPPPLPVGPIRSLRPKKATKLKRSSQLGNLYRLLKGKVEGNDLRKASGVRRGVGGSGGGGKGMADALAEMTKRSAYFQKIEEDVQKYAKSITELKSLIGTFQTKDTAELLKFQKQVESVLENLTDESQVLARFEGFPLKRLETLRTATALHSKLEAMVTELQNWKIEAPLKQLLDKAERSFNKIKGEIEALERTKDEEIKKFQTHNIHFDFSIIIKIKEFMVDVSSSCMELSLKESRKAKAEAANGNKCEQKAQECVKMLWRAFQFSFRVYTFAGGHDDRADNLTRELAHVIETIPSQN
- the LOC123219212 gene encoding COP1-interacting protein 7; amino-acid sequence: MDSTARLDYALFQLTPTRTRFDLVLFFRGNSEKLASGLFEPFISHLKFARDEISKGGYSITLRPPNRDALWFTKATFERFVRFVSTPAVLERFVSLEKEILQIEVSIQANELSNVSVPGQLEKGSGDSQIRKSSDSSKLIGEPKRNNDAEQKENSKIQLQRLLGTRKALLRKEQAMAYARGLVAGFEVDRIDDLISFADTYGASRLREACINFKELCKKKHGDGLWMEELAAMEACSPSELSLMGTSGIVLTNETITPNQNVLLNFTSNGNLGSNEPLDASKSDSTVSRASSSSDGKKDDNLPAKVQVPITWPNQLPQYMYSFQGPLQQLPPYQGYPFPPMHPHYAGNVQWPPNMKESNLGLVQEADYHRNHKSSSRKKEKFLNRKGSEFSEEDGQTDSSDSDFGSDSDLNIQQEKSSSTEHPYRKKHRKKSSKTVVIRNINYITPKRRNGEKSGGSDESLSDEDEFIDQDSLKKVDDVVGLLKKSQKSNSSNKKNRGANKNLHAANGSNDANDQDFDDNSVADVSNKGKGSENWDAFQNLLMRDEDAPLNGVERLPLMDVRDEDLIVRSSEGGISSATSPAVDPESEKVPKQRIIAADSFVLTEREGGSVLIGKLEGFENGENFCSVLKRGNYTDAGLLFSEKPKETSCNFDDIVSAADSSIIKTAKAEDWFVANHSGKPENQKAISEHAIFDGDMSVGDHFQTDKHRKDVLIDDSFMVQALPATNDLYDSHWRTDIGMDMVADLISASSPGNAAASVPQDKHDVCEPDDLCMVLERESEFESVHDSWNVDYGIDVTLEEANRRFSDVENRELSSNSEASVIKNNEVNGAKIPAKEAKSKVTRGIGKTKPELISKSRKPFVSRPTVQKSKLEKEEEIRKKMEELAIQRQRRIAERTAAGGLPPAASKKAPLQSHNKRATGSITHNENRTHSAAQEANRILSSRIKAS